The sequence aatgtccggtccaaaatttcagccccccctggtgcaaaaacgctattttaggatctaaacaggaggcttccagcgctaggacacctgaccagagagctccgtgggggcgtaacagctgctgactctgagggtcctgggcaaaatccacttgcaggtggaggcgttttgatttatttgatcgataatgaggaaggcgaagatttaatcccaggtatttttagtaaatgtcatggacagatcacgggcaaaacccaaaagctcattgcccatgacccggccatgacttataccataaatacccctcattgaatcgtggggagggaggcccaggggcagGGCACCATGTACggggggagaagccccggggacccactgccgctccagatgctgccaggtcaggggagccccagaggccagccctgctccggccacctcgggacaggtgccaggagccactgagctgtggctgctcctgccacccttggaaccactgctcagtctgtccccaggccagctgctggggcagccacggagtcagccacagtggccactgcagaagtcacagaatctatgacttttgcagcctccgtgacacagagggatccctaataaagagacaaacccctccctgctgtgactgcagttcctggaaggaaagagaagagagaaggagaatgtgacaaagtgggactgttcttactggggtgctgtgtgcagatcttaagtatctagcaaagcaaaaggccagtgcaaccgaatgcctgacactctgtctcctagcaacggatggcctgggcacctcccctgcaaaggtgcaactAAAAGTGTGGGAGACAAAgcggtcaggtgacctcctggcccgggaaagaagttgagcagagaggaggggccggagggggttgggcagactggagctggctggggaaaagggaagcagagacagggctctgatccccaacaGGGGctatggggctcctggggccccaagatggacctaacaggggggatacTGTTacctgtgcctgcaagacctgtgttggactgtgttcctgtcgtctaaataaaccttctgctttactggctggctgagagtcctggtgaatcacagggagcccgggggtgcagggccctgactcccccacactccgtgacagagagtgagagagtccctgtcactgctctcccctgctccctctcccttgtattctgtaaccccatctcactgggttccctgtgctggtgccatgggggtgacactagagttctggggatttgggggaggggaagggggctcttcacttctcagcatttcacacaaatttgtctttgggctgaaatttctcctgtgaggcctctcagtcagagctgtaccccaccctgtttgggggagaggggagatgtaaattgcagagcaggcagagaagtcgcccataaagggtcatattgatctggtgactggttctgaccggggtcacacgtcctctgacacaggctcatgtgcagaacatgggagctctggcttgtcctaaatgctgtagagtgagagttcctggaaagggcaggggagagggagcaagaggagaaaggcagagccattggagacgaggaattggggggagaaggagaagagaacagagacacaataaatcaggcctgcacaactcgtaaagcggcgagggccacattcctccaaagaaaacagccgagggctgaaacctcccagcccgaggaaatgcccagccctgcggaaacaaaccctccttccccagcgccgccccaccaaaacagctgtgggccaaaaaggaaggttggggatggggaggtgatactttattttaaatcaaccaggggctcccagctaaagaggtggctgggagccctcaggggaaaattaaagggcccggggctctggcggctgggggaacccggcagggccggctctaggtttttttgctgccccaagcaaaaaaaaattgtggctgtcccccttcccagccctgggctccccccgtactCTCCTGCTGcgccagtcctgggctccccccccccccgtcaccccagtgctgggcttccccctttcctccccaccagtgccctccctccaccctgctgctgccccagccctgggctccctcccaccagtgccccctccacacctcctgctgccccagccctgggtcactggtaactcgctcccagggcgggtcattcagcaggaattttggatgtgcacagaacacagacaggattggttcccatatggttacagatctgcagtaaagtggaacaattttcagcttgtgtgattggaggatatctggatgaatattataagactgtcctccataaatgaggaaaagttgaggtgcctttattattcttttgttccactctttctttctatggggaatttgccaatgcaatatcactgtcttcctttcaaacaaacaaaaaggcaatggctgttgaaaatagcaattccagtcctaataagcatttcttgctcaattttatcctactttttctacagcaagttacagtggatcagtatatttgatttgggagaaatgaagtaacagctgcccaaaccgagcttgagcactcctgaattttgaggtgttcaaatctggaaagcaggtgctgggggcggggggactccatgggggagcatggcagcaaatgtctggagctgcacggagccagacacgctggtctgagtggcacagtaagcagtttggggtttggagaaggggtaggtggttccgggggggcagtcaagggacaaggagcagggggggttggagggggcagaggttcggaggggcagtcaggggacaggcagcaataggataggcatgggagtccaggaggtttatcaggggactggtcgggggtggggtcctggggggaagttgggtggggtctcaggagggggcagttggggacaaggagaagggaggtttagatggggcaggggtctcaggagggggtaatcaggggacaaggaccagtggtgcttagatagggggtgttGGTCCTGGGGGaaattggggcaggggtctggggagggggcaatcagcggccaggggctggaattcaatcagcggccaggggcgtgactcccggccacggctgggatgtaaaaggctctgggctccccgcggatgccggcagcccagagtcctttgattccctgccgtggctgggaatcaaaGGGCTTTGGACTGCCAGCAGAGCGCCGGGGATTTAGAATCTCccggcgggccgcacagtgaggctccgcaggccgcatgttgtgcaggcctgtgatagaggtatataaaatcatgagtgatgttgagaaagtagataaggaaaagttatttacttactcccataatacaagaactaggggccaccaaatgaaattaataggcagcaggtttaaaacaaataaaaggaagttcttcttcacacagcgcacagtcaacttgtggaactccttgcctgaggagggtgtgaaggctaggactataacagggtttaaaagaaaactggataaattcacggaggctaagtccattaatggctattagccaggatgggtaaggaatggtgtccctagcctctctttgtcagaggatggagatggatggcaggagagagatcacttgatcattgtctgttaggttcactccctgggctgcttctgctctacaactataattgtctttttacaccaaaatcactaacttgagcacccaattccatgtacagtcctagtggatgtaaggcacaggtaacttttgcctcagggtagcttgttggcatcaaccctctctcccccacctggagctaatgaaattcctggctggagggacacacgctcctacaagtcaaaagggaaggagctgatagaaaagatcacaggactgaccccaaagaagggtgagctgcaaaagggagaagcaggcaactcatctggcagagctgagagaccacagtgaagatggtgcaaagatcactatattggaattagcaaatgtgatatttttaaaaacaaatctttgggaagccctaacaaaggcatttcttacagttctctccgatttggattttctgatatctaatagggaatgacatctgattgaagcttttcccaaatgcagagcatgtgtaggggagCTCTCATGTGtgtattctctgatgtgtaataaggtttgagctctgcctgaagcttttcccgcactcagagcacgtgtagggcatctcccctgtgtggattctctgatgtctgataaggtgagagctccaccCGAAACTTTCCCCGCACTCAGTACACGTGACTGTAGAGagtctctcccatgtggattctctgatgtgtgataagggcagagcgatcactgaagcttttcccacactaagcacgtgtagggcttctctcccgtgtggattctctgatgtgtgataagggcagagcggtgactgaagcttttcccacactcagagcatgtgtagggcttctctcccgtgtggattctctgatgtgtgataagggcagagcgctgactaaagcttttcccacactcagagcatgtgtagggcttctctcccgtgtggattctctgatgtgtgataaggataGAGCaatcactgaagcttttcccactcagagcacgtgtagggcttctctcccgtgtggattctctgatgtgtgataagggcagagcggcgactgaagcttttcccgcactcagagcacgtgtagggcttctctcctgtgtggattctctgatgtgtgataaggtttgagcgcagactgaagcttttcccgcacttagagcatgtgtagggcgtctcccctgtgtggattctacaatgtgtgataaggtttgagcgctgactaaagcttttcccgcacttagagcatgtgtagggcgtctcccctgtgtggattctacaatgtgtgataaggtttgagcgctgactaaagcttttcccgcactcacagcatgtgtagggcttctctcccgtgtggattctctgatgtgtgataagggcagagcaataactgaagcttttcccacactcagagcacgtgtagggcgtctcccctgtgtggattctctgatgtgtgataaggtgtgagcgctgactgaagttctcctctggcctctgctgagtctcagaggcttttactgtttctcggagtgcacaactcctggaaacattcctttgggtcttcctgataacatcccatgtggtgctccttgctcagcatcttcctgctggggtttctgctcctcattctcacgcaccatcctatcacctgatgggagacagagagaatccaggcataggtcactccctgtgcctgagagaaaggaaatctcagagacaggaattttaaaagggatgaacaaaccaaaatatgtgcaggagagatcaaacctatcaggagctgattttccccagaggagagaggaagggatcagttttggtctgcatttcaccagaacatggaggggggaaagtgggatcaggtagggatctgctgccagttgttagtcaggataggtgggaagccatgagtgacatctgcctaattattccacatctgcagggaacaatcctgaacttggagagctcacaaggtctttgtagggcatcccgaatgtttcctgtattcacggacagtttttgacttgctttaaccaagtcctcacctgtgcaggcagctcttggaagcacttctttctcagagccctggaggtccaggacccacggctcttcccctcgttccagctgtgagaccacatcaggtttggaatttagaaaccctatgccaggcaaagaaaacaagggaggtcagtggaatttgtgggatacttgtcacaaagaatattccatggttttaagctcagatcatttttaagcagtaacatcccaagaccagcttccttggctccaagtggcacgagttattattattattaatcatacgcattacctgagtgcctaaggaccaattaacagtgtgtctccgttgtgctaggcacagtacaaatgcagaatagtacatggcccatgctctgaagaatttacagtctaaatagacaagacagacgcagcatgggggaaggggcagaaccctctgttagaatggcgatattcaggcctgcctgcaaagcctatatttaaagaacttaggtgtatttttatcacttagctagttacaggagtatgaaaacaaagaatcaaaatcacagtctgcctgtgtctgggccttctctcactaggacagcctgaggccttgttcttaggctaaggcctttggctaagcagcaggggcagccataagctgggaagcgaagggtcccatcctcacatcccaaaccagtcacactgaaataaggtgctattgggctgttaggaagacagtcctgtccggatcttaagatggttaaagaaaccttaatttgatagcattctgtctggcaagaaatcacttatcaatggttgtggttgtgaaaccctcatttctgtattgctttatctttatggccaccacttttacattgttaatcagtctggttctctaattgtttctctctcctgtataattaatgttgccaggtgtaagttaattagggtactggtttataattggttagagcaggagtaggcaacctatggcggcacacgagctgattttcagaggcacttacactgcccaggtcctggccaccggtccagaaggctctgcattttaatttaattttaaatgaagcttcttaaacattttaaaaaccttactgactttacatacaatagttcaattatgtattataaacttatagaaagagactttctaaaaacgttaaaatgtattattggcacatgaaatcttaaattagagtgaataaatgaagactcagcacaccacttctgaaaggtggccgacgcctgggttagagaattatgtcacaatatgttagaattggttagttcaatttcagcacaattactggttaaggtatagctgagaatattactctataaatggggtcaaacaggagggaggaaggaaattggaataatagaatatcagggttggaagggacctcaggaggtcatctagtcccacccctgctcaaagcaggatcaatccccaactaaatcatcccagccgaggctttgtcaagcctgatcttaaaaacctctaaggaaggagattccaccacctccctagggagcccatcccagggcttcaccaccctcctagtgaaatagtgtttcctaatatccaacctaaacctcccccattgcaacttgaaatcattactctttgttctgtcatctgctaccactgagaagagtctagGCCTGGTCaacacgggggggggggttcgatctaaggtacgcaacttcagctacgcaaatagcgtagctgaagtcgaataccttagttcgaattacttacccgtccttacgccgcgggatcgacgtccgcagctcccccgtcgactccgccaccgccgttcgcggtggtggagttccggagtcgacaggagcgcgttcggagttcaatatgagacgcgatatatcgaactccgagaaatcgattgctacccgccgatccggcgggtagtgaagacctacccctagatccatcctctttgaagccccctttcaggtagttgaaagcagctgtcaaatccccccctcattcttctcttctgcagactaaacaatcccagtcccctcagcctctcctcagaagtcatgtgttccagtcccctaaccatttttgttgccccccgctggatgctttccaatttttccacatccttcttatagtgttgggctcaaaactggacacagtgctccagatgaggccccatgaatgttgaatgttggttgggggcgaacgggaacagggacacaggccaggctctgcggcatcagagctgggaagggaacactggggaacagactgtatcggcgtatagagataagcccgactggtgtgaagggcttcggaatatgtaatcttataggtgtaaaaattgtacagactataccaccctgtgacatcatcaacgaagtgcccatttgtgcctggctaggggccctgctctgggcgggaggatgcagcaaggactcaggatcggtggccagggtcgctgtgcataggagatggggaggttatgtgaggaggcgggtaatgagtgggagagggaggtcaagagttaaaataataatatttggggggaaaaaaatgtataataaagtgaaactgaacagaaataaaactggagtggaggctctaaagcaacaaggcttgggtagggatttggggttaaaggtctgggatcccccacagctccagatccccaaacctctcctccctcccactgacccacccaccccacttcctgggtgcccttcccccacactcccctccccttcttcccattactctcagccagcaccacctcccggcgccTTGgtagcttcttgtgttccctcctcgtctctcacaacctccctcctcgtctctcacaacctccgctgcttcttagctctaaccctgcacacacccgccccatgtcctggcatatctactaccccccgtctccgtccctcccacggctcgcttatcccttcacc is a genomic window of Mauremys reevesii isolate NIE-2019 linkage group 14, ASM1616193v1, whole genome shotgun sequence containing:
- the LOC120381717 gene encoding gastrula zinc finger protein XlCGF49.1-like; this encodes ETPYTCSECGKSFSYCSALITHQRIHTGEKPYTCCECGKSFSQRSNLITHCRIHTGETPYTCSKCGKSFSQRSNLITHCRIHTGETPYTCSKCGKSFSLRSNLITHQRIHTGEKPYTCSECGKSFSQRSALITHQRIHTGEKPYTCSECGKSFSHRSALITHQRIHTGEKPYTCLVWEKLQ